In the Flavisolibacter tropicus genome, one interval contains:
- a CDS encoding GH3 auxin-responsive promoter family protein, with translation MKIKSLLAKPFASYIHSKIRKGMHTALADQDAILKELLKVGKNTEFGKDHQFGNINSYREYTQGVPIRDYEAFKPYINKVKEGRHNVLWKGKPIYFAKTSGTTSGVKYIPITNESIPNHINTARNALLCYMAETGNTAFADGKLIFLSGSPELERIGGIPTGRLSGIVNHHVPKYLRSNQLPSYETNCIEDWETKLDKIVEETINQDMTLISGIPPWVQMYFDRLQEKSGKRIKDLFPQFSVLVHGGVNFEPYRAKLFESIGQKIDAIETFPASEGFFAFQDTQTEEGLLLNTNSGIFFEFIPAGEIFNDNPTRLSLHDVKVGENYALIINNNAGLWSYNLGDTVKFVSTDPYRLVVTGRTKHFISAFGEHVIGEEVEHSLLKAAERNNVRITEFTVAPFIQQGEGKSYHEWFVEFENKPDNLEAFAQQVNENLRQKNIYYDDLIRGNILQPLKISVVRKNGFIDYMKSIGKLGGQNKVPRLSNDRAIANALQNWIES, from the coding sequence ATGAAAATCAAATCACTATTAGCAAAGCCTTTTGCTTCCTATATACATTCAAAAATACGTAAGGGTATGCATACTGCCCTTGCCGATCAGGATGCTATTTTAAAGGAGCTTTTAAAGGTTGGAAAGAATACAGAGTTCGGAAAAGATCACCAGTTTGGAAATATTAACTCCTATAGGGAGTACACTCAAGGCGTGCCCATTCGCGATTATGAGGCCTTTAAGCCTTATATAAATAAGGTAAAAGAGGGCCGGCATAATGTACTGTGGAAGGGTAAGCCCATCTATTTTGCCAAAACCTCTGGCACTACTAGTGGGGTAAAATACATTCCCATTACAAATGAATCGATTCCCAACCACATCAATACAGCCCGTAATGCCTTGCTCTGCTATATGGCTGAAACAGGAAATACAGCCTTTGCCGACGGCAAATTAATTTTCCTGTCTGGCTCGCCAGAGCTGGAGCGTATTGGCGGTATTCCTACAGGTCGTTTGAGCGGCATAGTCAATCACCACGTTCCTAAATATCTGCGCTCTAACCAACTGCCCAGCTATGAGACCAACTGCATTGAAGACTGGGAAACCAAGTTGGATAAGATTGTAGAGGAAACGATCAACCAAGACATGACACTGATCAGCGGTATTCCGCCATGGGTGCAGATGTACTTTGATCGCTTGCAGGAAAAAAGTGGTAAAAGGATCAAAGACCTTTTTCCGCAATTCTCTGTGTTGGTGCATGGCGGCGTCAACTTTGAACCTTATAGAGCAAAACTTTTTGAAAGCATTGGTCAGAAGATCGATGCTATCGAAACCTTCCCTGCCTCTGAAGGTTTCTTCGCTTTCCAGGATACGCAAACAGAAGAAGGCCTATTGTTAAATACCAATAGCGGTATCTTCTTTGAATTTATTCCTGCTGGCGAAATATTTAATGATAATCCTACGCGTCTTTCTTTGCACGATGTAAAAGTGGGAGAGAACTATGCCTTGATTATAAACAATAATGCCGGTTTATGGAGTTACAACCTGGGCGATACAGTAAAGTTTGTTAGTACAGATCCATATCGTTTAGTTGTTACAGGTCGTACCAAGCATTTTATTTCGGCGTTTGGTGAGCACGTTATTGGTGAAGAAGTAGAACACAGCCTGTTAAAAGCTGCTGAAAGAAACAATGTACGCATCACCGAATTCACCGTAGCTCCATTTATTCAACAGGGCGAAGGAAAGAGCTACCACGAGTGGTTCGTTGAATTTGAAAACAAACCTGACAATCTTGAAGCCTTTGCACAACAGGTAAATGAGAACCTGCGTCAAAAAAATATCTATTACGATGATCTGATCAGGGGTAATATTTTGCAGCCGCTGAAAATTTCTGTGGTGCGCAAGAATGGCTTCATTGATTATATGAAATCGATCGGCAAGTTAGGCGGGCAGAATAAAGTGCCTCGCTTAAGTAACGATCGTGCTATTGCTAACGCTTTACAAAACTGGATAGAGTCATAA
- a CDS encoding 1-deoxy-D-xylulose-5-phosphate reductoisomerase: MNANASIKRIGIFGSTGSIGTQALDVIAANPDKFSVEILTANGNEDLLIEQAIKFKPNVVVICDESKYAKVREALASSDSKVFAGEKALEEVAGMDIYDLMLAAIVGYAGLKPTLSAINAGKAIALANKETLVVAGDIVMQTAFQKRVPIIPVDSEHSAIFQCLVGETRNPVEKILLTASGGPFLGRKPNYLVNVKREHALQHPNWSMGAKISVDSATLMNKGLEMIEAKWLFNLRPEQIEVLIHPQSIVHSMVQFEDGSIKAQMGLPDMKLPIQYALAFPQRIQNSYPRCDFKKFKTLTFDEPDYRTFRNLTLAIEALNKGGNLACIMNAANEIAVYAFLRNKLGFLDMTDVIEHTMQKVKFIQQPTLEEYLDSDGEARTYAAEMIKL; this comes from the coding sequence ATGAATGCAAACGCCTCGATAAAACGCATTGGCATCTTTGGTTCAACAGGGTCTATTGGTACACAGGCCCTGGATGTGATTGCGGCTAACCCTGATAAGTTTTCTGTAGAAATATTGACCGCCAATGGCAACGAGGATCTACTGATTGAACAGGCGATTAAGTTTAAGCCAAACGTGGTGGTGATCTGCGATGAAAGTAAATATGCCAAAGTACGCGAAGCTTTAGCATCTTCGGATAGTAAAGTATTTGCTGGAGAGAAAGCATTGGAAGAAGTGGCAGGTATGGATATCTATGACCTCATGCTGGCAGCCATTGTTGGTTATGCTGGTTTGAAACCTACACTTAGCGCCATCAATGCCGGCAAGGCTATTGCGCTTGCTAATAAAGAAACGCTGGTGGTGGCTGGCGATATCGTAATGCAAACGGCCTTTCAAAAGCGCGTACCAATTATTCCCGTCGATTCCGAGCATTCCGCAATATTTCAATGCCTCGTAGGGGAAACCCGCAACCCGGTTGAGAAGATCTTGCTAACCGCTTCTGGTGGACCATTCCTGGGTCGTAAGCCAAACTACCTGGTGAATGTAAAACGGGAGCACGCCCTGCAACATCCCAACTGGAGCATGGGTGCCAAGATCAGCGTAGATTCAGCTACATTGATGAATAAGGGTTTGGAAATGATTGAAGCCAAATGGTTATTCAATCTACGTCCTGAACAGATTGAGGTGCTTATACACCCACAAAGCATCGTGCACTCCATGGTGCAATTTGAAGATGGTAGCATCAAAGCGCAAATGGGACTGCCAGATATGAAGTTACCCATTCAATACGCTTTAGCTTTCCCTCAGCGCATTCAAAATAGCTATCCGCGTTGCGATTTCAAAAAGTTCAAAACGTTAACATTCGACGAGCCCGACTATCGCACTTTCCGTAATCTCACGCTGGCCATTGAAGCCCTGAATAAGGGAGGAAATCTGGCCTGTATTATGAACGCCGCCAACGAAATTGCGGTGTATGCGTTCTTACGGAACAAGCTGGGCTTCCTTGATATGACGGATGTTATAGAGCATACCATGCAAAAAGTGAAGTTCATTCAACAGCCTACTTTGGAGGAGTATTTGGATAGCGATGGTGAGGCCAGAACCTATGCCGCAGAGATGATCAAGCTGTAA
- a CDS encoding type I restriction endonuclease, translating to MDFKDQVKQLADRVAKMKDKIQTEEATKNAFIMPFIQCLGYDVFDPLEVVPEFVADIGIKKGEKVDYAILKDEKPIILIECKHWSADLNPHNSQLFRYFHTSSAKFGILTNGIVYRFYTDLVEANKMDEKPFFEFRIDDIKDVQVEKLKEFHKSYFNLESIINTASELKFMSELRAKIVHEISEPSDDFTRYFAKSVYPTVVTAKVLEQFRGLVKRSFHQYINDAINERLKSALATDQQRQQEIEKEEITATATTATEENKIQTTAEELEAFYIVRAILCSKFNVSRITQRDQQTYFGVLLDDNNRKPICRLHFNGKKKHVTFFDTGKEEKVEIQDNNQLYEYASRLIKGAEQYDKVVLKAPIDELG from the coding sequence ATGGACTTCAAAGACCAAGTAAAGCAACTTGCTGACCGAGTTGCCAAAATGAAGGATAAAATTCAAACTGAAGAAGCTACCAAGAACGCCTTCATTATGCCCTTCATTCAATGTTTAGGCTACGATGTATTTGACCCGTTGGAGGTAGTGCCAGAGTTTGTGGCTGACATCGGTATTAAGAAAGGTGAGAAAGTTGACTACGCAATACTGAAAGATGAGAAGCCAATTATTTTAATTGAATGCAAACACTGGTCGGCTGATCTAAATCCACATAACAGCCAGTTGTTCCGTTACTTCCATACATCTTCCGCTAAGTTTGGTATCCTGACAAATGGGATTGTGTATCGTTTCTACACTGACCTAGTAGAAGCCAATAAGATGGATGAAAAGCCATTCTTTGAGTTTCGCATTGATGACATCAAAGACGTACAGGTAGAAAAGCTGAAGGAGTTCCATAAAAGCTATTTTAATCTAGAGAGCATCATTAATACAGCCAGTGAACTAAAGTTCATGTCAGAATTGAGAGCCAAGATTGTGCATGAAATTAGTGAACCTTCAGATGATTTTACCCGCTACTTTGCCAAGTCGGTATATCCTACAGTGGTAACGGCAAAAGTATTAGAGCAGTTTCGTGGACTGGTAAAGCGTTCCTTCCACCAGTATATTAATGATGCTATTAATGAGCGATTAAAATCAGCATTAGCTACTGACCAACAACGCCAACAAGAGATTGAAAAGGAAGAAATAACAGCAACGGCTACAACAGCTACAGAAGAGAACAAGATTCAGACAACGGCAGAAGAGTTGGAAGCCTTCTACATTGTACGTGCTATCTTATGCTCTAAATTCAATGTTAGTCGTATCACTCAAAGAGACCAACAGACTTACTTCGGTGTTTTGTTAGATGATAATAACCGTAAGCCAATCTGTAGGCTTCACTTCAATGGAAAGAAGAAGCATGTAACCTTCTTTGATACAGGTAAGGAGGAAAAGGTGGAGATTCAGGATAACAACCAACTCTATGAATATGCCTCTCGGTTAATCAAAGGTGCAGAACAGTATGACAAGGTTGTGTTGAAAGCTCCTATTGATGAATTGGGTTAA
- the rseP gene encoding RIP metalloprotease RseP, whose product MFLLAVNWSALFANIGQFILAFSILVVLHEMGHFFPAKWFGCRVDKFYLFFNPWFSLWKKKIGETEYGLGWVPLGGYVKIAGMIDESMDKEQMNQPAQPYEFRSKPAWQRLIIMIGGVVVNFILALVLFAMILFVWGEERLPMKNLTYGLAADSLATNVGVKDGDLITAINNKPLAYYNDLPASLMLNEKANLTINRSGKDTVINLPEGFISKLTQNQLKGFVSPRFPIIIDSLSDDVNYISGKLQKGDQIVALNNQPTPYFHEFEKVKRQFKSTPVTLKVLRNGKDTVDVSVKTTETGSVGFFPKNVFVTEKKEYTFAESIPAGISFGVDKLKEYVRGIGLLFTSKEHKVKDNLGSVLSIGKTFGGSWDWQRFWTMTALFSIILAFMNILPIPALDGGHALFTIYEMITGRKPSDKFMEYAQMVGMVLLLSLMVYAFGLDIWRLFK is encoded by the coding sequence ATGTTTTTATTAGCTGTTAATTGGTCCGCCTTATTTGCCAACATCGGGCAATTTATTTTGGCTTTCTCTATACTGGTTGTACTCCATGAAATGGGGCACTTCTTTCCTGCAAAATGGTTTGGTTGCCGCGTCGATAAATTTTACCTGTTTTTTAATCCCTGGTTCTCCCTGTGGAAGAAGAAAATAGGAGAAACAGAATACGGTCTTGGCTGGGTACCCTTGGGTGGCTATGTGAAGATTGCTGGTATGATTGATGAGAGCATGGATAAAGAGCAAATGAACCAGCCGGCTCAGCCTTACGAGTTTCGTAGCAAGCCAGCCTGGCAACGTTTGATCATTATGATCGGTGGGGTAGTAGTGAACTTTATCCTGGCACTGGTGCTGTTTGCTATGATCCTTTTTGTTTGGGGTGAAGAGCGCCTGCCCATGAAAAACCTGACCTATGGATTGGCGGCCGATTCATTGGCTACGAATGTGGGTGTTAAAGATGGCGATTTGATCACAGCCATTAATAATAAACCGCTGGCTTATTACAACGACCTTCCAGCTAGCTTAATGTTGAATGAAAAGGCCAACCTGACTATCAACAGAAGCGGAAAGGATACAGTCATTAACCTGCCAGAAGGATTTATAAGTAAGCTAACGCAAAACCAATTGAAAGGTTTTGTTTCTCCGCGTTTCCCTATTATCATTGACAGCCTTTCTGACGATGTAAATTATATCAGCGGTAAACTACAAAAAGGTGATCAGATAGTGGCGCTGAATAATCAGCCTACACCTTACTTCCATGAATTTGAAAAAGTAAAACGCCAGTTTAAGAGCACACCGGTTACACTGAAAGTGTTACGCAATGGCAAAGACACAGTTGATGTTAGCGTAAAAACTACGGAGACGGGTAGTGTAGGCTTTTTCCCTAAAAACGTATTTGTAACCGAGAAGAAGGAATACACGTTTGCGGAGTCTATTCCAGCGGGTATTAGCTTTGGTGTAGATAAGCTAAAAGAATATGTTAGAGGTATAGGGCTATTGTTCACCTCTAAAGAACATAAAGTAAAAGACAACCTAGGCAGTGTGCTTTCCATTGGTAAAACCTTTGGCGGCAGCTGGGATTGGCAGCGTTTCTGGACCATGACAGCCTTATTCTCTATTATCCTGGCCTTCATGAATATCCTTCCTATTCCGGCTCTGGATGGTGGTCACGCACTGTTTACCATTTATGAAATGATCACTGGCCGCAAGCCTAGCGATAAGTTCATGGAGTATGCGCAAATGGTAGGTATGGTACTGCTGTTGAGCTTGATGGTCTATGCTTTTGGCTTAGACATTTGGCGCTTATTTAAGTAA
- a CDS encoding NADAR family protein: MISYDINWLQQRYDNNESIDYLFFWGHTNKTGEQVGKFLFSQWYPSHFVVDGITYPTAEHRMMAGKARLFNDVEILEKIINANTPKEAKDLGRQVKRFDATAWEQHCFTIVKEGNYHKFTQNKGYKEYLLATGNKVIVEASPVDTIWGIGLTQDSMQAKNPHQWRGQNLLGFALMEVRDRLR; encoded by the coding sequence ATGATCTCCTATGATATAAACTGGCTACAACAGCGATACGACAATAACGAAAGTATTGATTACCTATTCTTCTGGGGACACACCAACAAAACAGGAGAGCAGGTTGGCAAGTTTCTTTTCAGCCAATGGTATCCTTCCCACTTTGTTGTTGATGGAATAACCTACCCAACGGCAGAACACAGGATGATGGCAGGTAAAGCCAGGTTATTCAATGATGTAGAGATATTAGAAAAGATTATCAATGCGAATACGCCCAAAGAAGCTAAAGATTTGGGTAGGCAGGTGAAAAGATTTGATGCAACTGCATGGGAGCAGCACTGTTTTACCATTGTTAAGGAAGGCAACTACCACAAGTTTACCCAGAACAAAGGTTATAAGGAATACTTGCTGGCTACGGGCAATAAGGTAATAGTGGAAGCCAGTCCAGTGGATACCATCTGGGGCATAGGACTCACGCAGGATAGTATGCAGGCAAAGAACCCGCACCAATGGCGTGGGCAGAACCTGCTAGGCTTTGCACTAATGGAAGTTAGAGATAGGCTACGATAG
- a CDS encoding SMI1/KNR4 family protein produces the protein MQKDLKERVDHLLSGLEKDEPMQELEFEGIIKSFEFRFPDSYIEVMKGFNGGEGEVGEDSWLCFFPITELRQVNIDYELLMSDIPDYFLFGKDAADTGYAFHKINSTFHSFGLMSNFDTDPIAFLGNDFVAFLESLYNYRYEE, from the coding sequence GTGCAAAAGGATTTAAAAGAAAGAGTTGACCATCTTCTATCAGGTCTGGAAAAAGATGAACCAATGCAGGAACTGGAATTTGAAGGAATAATCAAATCATTTGAATTCCGATTTCCTGACTCTTACATTGAGGTAATGAAAGGGTTTAATGGTGGTGAAGGTGAGGTTGGAGAAGATAGTTGGCTGTGTTTTTTTCCTATTACTGAACTCAGGCAGGTTAACATTGATTATGAACTTTTAATGTCTGACATTCCAGATTACTTTCTCTTTGGTAAGGATGCAGCCGATACTGGTTATGCCTTCCATAAAATCAACAGCACATTTCATTCGTTTGGCTTAATGTCCAACTTTGATACTGACCCTATTGCATTCTTGGGGAATGACTTTGTTGCATTCTTAGAGTCATTATACAACTATCGGTATGAGGAGTAA